A stretch of the Aegilops tauschii subsp. strangulata cultivar AL8/78 chromosome 4, Aet v6.0, whole genome shotgun sequence genome encodes the following:
- the LOC109763652 gene encoding probable BOI-related E3 ubiquitin-protein ligase 3 isoform X1 yields the protein MAFFSHHHLQQPHPAAPPPQQQQQQQPAPLSFRNALAVPVDGQIPAPLAFFNAPPAFPDQAGQPQIVDAAGLTAAAGMGWRQPREQELLGENSQMSSIDFLQTGSAVSTGLALSLEDRRHGGGGAGAGNSSGDSPLLLLPMLDDDISREVQRLDADMDRFIRAQSERMRQSILEKVQAKQFEALASVEDKILRKIRDKESEVQNINKRNLELEDQIKQMAGEVGAWQQRAKYNESMISALKYNLEQVCAHQSKDFKEGCGDSEVDDTASCCNGGAVNLQLMPKENNHPKDLTACRVCKSSEACMLLLPCRHLCLCKECESKLSFCPLCQSSKILGMEIYM from the exons ATGGCCTTCTTCTCCCACCACCACCTCCAGCAGCCCCACCCCGCGGCGCCGCcaccgcagcagcagcagcagcagcagccggcGCCTCTCTCCTTCAG GAACGCGCTGGCGGTGCCGGTCGATGGACAGATCCCGGCGCCGCTCGCCTTCTTCAACGCGCCGCCCGCTTTCCCGGACCAGGCCGGGCAGCCACAGA TAGTGGACGCGGCGGGCCTGACGGCTGCGGCGGGTATGGGGTGGAGGCAGCCGAGGGAGCAGGAGCTGCTGGGGGAGAACTCGCAGATGTCGTCCATCGATTTCCTGCAGACGGGCTCGGCCGTGTCGACGGGCCTGGCGCTCTCTCTGGAGGACCGgcgccatggcggcggcggcgctggcgcaGGGAACTCCTCGGGCGATTCGCCGCTGCTCCTGCTGCCGATGCTGGACGATGACATCTCCCGTGAGGTCCAGCGCCTAGATGCTGATATGGACCGATTCATCAGGGCCCAG AGTGAGCGCATGAGGCAGTCTATATTGGAGAAAGTTCAGGCAAAGCAGTTTGAAGCGCTGGCCTCTGTTGAAGACAAGATCCTCCGAAAAATACGCGATAAAGAGTCAGAAGTGCAGAACATCAACAAAAGGAACCTGGAACTCGAGGACCAGATTAAACAAATGGCAGGGGAAGTTGGTGCGTGGCAGCAACGAGCTAAGTACAACGAGAGCATGATCAGCGCACTCAAGTACAACCTGGAGCAGGTATGTGCCCATCAGAGCAAGGACTTTAAAGAAGGCTGCGGCGACAGCGAGGTAGACGATACGGCATCCTGCTGCAACGGTGGCGCTGTCAATCTGCAGCTGATGCCCAAGGAGAACAATCACCCCAAGGATTTGACGGCCTGCAGGGTCTGTAAATCAAGCGAGGCGTGCATGCTCTTGCTGCCCTGCCGGCATCTTTGCCTGTGCAAAGAGTGCGAGAGCAAGCTGAGCTTCTGCCCCCTCTGCCAGTCCTCCAAGATACTTGGCATGGAGATATATATGTGA
- the LOC109763652 gene encoding probable BOI-related E3 ubiquitin-protein ligase 3 isoform X2, with product MAFFSHHHLQQPHPAAPPPQQQQQQQPAPLSFRNALAVPVDGQIPAPLAFFNAPPAFPDQAGQPQMDAAGLTAAAGMGWRQPREQELLGENSQMSSIDFLQTGSAVSTGLALSLEDRRHGGGGAGAGNSSGDSPLLLLPMLDDDISREVQRLDADMDRFIRAQSERMRQSILEKVQAKQFEALASVEDKILRKIRDKESEVQNINKRNLELEDQIKQMAGEVGAWQQRAKYNESMISALKYNLEQVCAHQSKDFKEGCGDSEVDDTASCCNGGAVNLQLMPKENNHPKDLTACRVCKSSEACMLLLPCRHLCLCKECESKLSFCPLCQSSKILGMEIYM from the exons ATGGCCTTCTTCTCCCACCACCACCTCCAGCAGCCCCACCCCGCGGCGCCGCcaccgcagcagcagcagcagcagcagccggcGCCTCTCTCCTTCAG GAACGCGCTGGCGGTGCCGGTCGATGGACAGATCCCGGCGCCGCTCGCCTTCTTCAACGCGCCGCCCGCTTTCCCGGACCAGGCCGGGCAGCCACAGA TGGACGCGGCGGGCCTGACGGCTGCGGCGGGTATGGGGTGGAGGCAGCCGAGGGAGCAGGAGCTGCTGGGGGAGAACTCGCAGATGTCGTCCATCGATTTCCTGCAGACGGGCTCGGCCGTGTCGACGGGCCTGGCGCTCTCTCTGGAGGACCGgcgccatggcggcggcggcgctggcgcaGGGAACTCCTCGGGCGATTCGCCGCTGCTCCTGCTGCCGATGCTGGACGATGACATCTCCCGTGAGGTCCAGCGCCTAGATGCTGATATGGACCGATTCATCAGGGCCCAG AGTGAGCGCATGAGGCAGTCTATATTGGAGAAAGTTCAGGCAAAGCAGTTTGAAGCGCTGGCCTCTGTTGAAGACAAGATCCTCCGAAAAATACGCGATAAAGAGTCAGAAGTGCAGAACATCAACAAAAGGAACCTGGAACTCGAGGACCAGATTAAACAAATGGCAGGGGAAGTTGGTGCGTGGCAGCAACGAGCTAAGTACAACGAGAGCATGATCAGCGCACTCAAGTACAACCTGGAGCAGGTATGTGCCCATCAGAGCAAGGACTTTAAAGAAGGCTGCGGCGACAGCGAGGTAGACGATACGGCATCCTGCTGCAACGGTGGCGCTGTCAATCTGCAGCTGATGCCCAAGGAGAACAATCACCCCAAGGATTTGACGGCCTGCAGGGTCTGTAAATCAAGCGAGGCGTGCATGCTCTTGCTGCCCTGCCGGCATCTTTGCCTGTGCAAAGAGTGCGAGAGCAAGCTGAGCTTCTGCCCCCTCTGCCAGTCCTCCAAGATACTTGGCATGGAGATATATATGTGA